The sequence CAAGGGCAACACACACTCTGTCCTCAGCATGCGCAGAGTGCAACCGCTACCTCCAACAGCTCCCACCTTCGGCCGGTAATACCGCCTGTGGCAGGGCTTTAGCGCCTCCGCCTCACGACCACTCACGCAGGCGGACCGCACAGagcccctgcccaccctcaCCCGCTGTCTGACTCTCCTCAGTGCAAAAGCCACTTTCCCACATTCACGCTGGGACACCCCTCCTGCTTCAACAGGGCTTCCTTCTTCCGCGCTCTTCTGCTAATGGCCGGACAAAAAGGACGAGCCCTACTGCATCGACAACGACCCAAGAAGCGACGCCGAGAAAGGGGGCTGCTTTCCTCCCCACAAAGCCcactcttctccaggctctggatAGGCCCCCGTTCATCGAAGCGTCCTCGGCGAGCACGTGTTCCCAAGTCACGCAGTCCCGACGGTGGCCTTcttctcagcctgcagcacttGCTCAACGTCTTCCTCGCACACTGAGGCCTACACGAGGTCGTGCTGCTCTTGATGCCGTCGATCGCGTGCCCATTAGTGGCGCAGGagaatcccttccctcctgctccagcccgtGCTGCCCTTGGCCTGCAGGCTGACTGACTGGATGCCGTCCTCGTCCGTCCACAGCAGCCCAGACGCTGCGCAGGTTCTCCAGAGCCCCCCAGTACGGACGACACGCGTCCCCACTGCCGCAGGCCTGATGAGCAGGCAAGGGGACGGAAAAGCATTGGAGAATGCGGGCATCGATCCCGCTGCCTCTCACATGCTAAGCGAGCGCTCTACCACTTGAGCTAATTCCCCAGCCCACGGCCGGCCCCTGAGCAGCCGCCTGCTCGCAGTCAGCCAGCCCGTGGCCTGGACAAGAGCCAAAAGGGCACTCCTTCGAGCCGGAGTTGAACCAGCGACCTAAGGATGGCCGTGCATGGGAGCCTACAGTCCTCCGCTCTACCAGCTGAGCTATCGAAGGAATCACAGACACCTGCCCGGCAACACGCCCTTCACACGCCCCTCACGCACCTCTCCCGCCTCCACAACTAAGCAGCACCACTCTGCTACAACTCCTCCTCCATACACACTACCCTACAACACCAACACACCTCTACGCACGCCTCAGGCGCTTGCCTCACTACAGGCACggacacagaaacacagaaacacacaaaccCTTTCCTTGCCctctcctcacacacacacacaaacagaatgcTACCGCCTCAAACCACTCGCCGGAACCTTCTGCCCTCCTCTCACTTCACCTCCCATCAACACGCTCACAAAACAACACCCATCACCCATCTTCTCACTAACCTCCTCCACACTTCCGCAACACCCCAAACAACCCCTCACGGCTTCGCCTTGCGCACAAGGGCAACACACACTCTGTCCTCAGCATGCGCAGAGTGCAACCGCTACCTCCAACAGCTCCCACCTTCGGCCGGTAATACCGCCTGTGGCAGGGCTTTAGCGCCTCCGCCTCACGACCACTCACGCAGGCGGACCGCACAGagcccctgcccaccctcaCCCGCTGTCTGACTCTCCTCAGTGCAAAAGCCACTTTCCCACATTCACGCTGGGACACCCCTCCTGCTTCAACAGGGCTTCCTTCTTCCGCGCTCTTCTGCTAATGGCCGGACAAAAAGGACGAGCCCTACTGCATCGACAACGACCCAAGAAGCGACGCCGAGAAAGGGGGCTGCTTTCCTCCCCACAAAGCCcactcttctccaggctctggatAGGCCCCCGTTCATCGAAGCGTCCTCGGCGAGCACGTGTTCCCAAGTCACGCAGTCCCGACGGTGGCCTTcttctcagcctgcagcacttGCTCAACGTCTTCCTCGCACACTGAGGCCTACACGAGGTCGTGCTGCTCTTGATGCCGTCGATCGCGTGCCCATTAGTGGCGCAGGagaatcccttccctcctgctccagcccgtGCTGCCCTTGGCCTGCAGGCTGACTGACTGGATGCCGTCCTCGTCCGTCCACAGCAGCCCAGACGCTGCGCAGGTTCTCCAGAGCCCCCCAGTACGGACGACACGCGTCCCCACTGCCGCAGGCCTGATGAGCAGGCAAGGGGACGGAAAAGCATTGGAGAATGCGGGCATCGATCCCGCTGCCTCTCACATGCTAAGCGAGCGCTCTACCACTTGAGCTAATTCCCCAGCCCACGGCCGGCCCCTGAGCAGCCGCCTGCTCGCAGTCAGCCAGCCCGTGGCCTGGACAAGAGCCAAAAGGGCACTCCTTCGAGCCGGAGTTGAACCAGCGACCTAAGGATGGCCGTGCATGGGAGCCTACAGTCCTCCGCTCTACCAGCTGAGCTATCGAAGGAATCACAGACACCTGCCCGGCAACACGCCCTTCACACGCCCCTCACGCACCTCTCCCGCCTCCACAACTAAGCAGCACCACTCTGCTACAACTCCTCCTCCATACACACTACCCTACAACACCAACACACCTCTACGCACGCCTCAGGCGCTTGCCTCACTACAGGCACggacacagaaacacagaaacacacaaaccCTTTCCTTGCCctctcctcacacacacacacaaacagaatgcTACCGCCTCAAACCACTCGCCGGAACCTTCTGCCCTCCTCTCACTTCACCTCCCATCAACACGCTCACAAAACAACACCCATCACCCATCTTCTCACTAACCTCCTCCACACTTCCGCAACACCCCAAACAACCCCTCACGGCTTCGCCTGCGCACAAGGGCAACACACACTCTGTCCTCAGCATGCGCAGAGTGCAACCGCTACCTCCAACAGCTCCCACCTTCGGCCGGTAATACCGCCTGTGGCAGGGCTTTAGCGCCTCCGCCTCACGACCACTCACGCAGGCGGACCGCACAGagcccctgcccaccctcaCCCGCTGTCTGACTCTCCTCAGTGCAAAAGCCACTTTCCCACATTCACGCTGGGACACCCCTCCTGCTTCAACAGGGCTTCCTTCTTCCGCGCTCTTCTGCTAATGGCCGGACAAAAAGGACGAGCCCTACTGCATCGACAACGACCCAAGAAGCGACGCCGAGAAAGGGGGCTGCTTTCCTCCCCACAAAGCCcactcttctccaggctctggatAGGCCCCCGTTCATCGAAGCGTCCTCGGCGAGCACGTGTTCCCAAGTCACGCAGTCCCGACGGTGGCCTTcttctcagcctgcagcacttGCTCAACGTCTTCCTCGCACACTGAGGCCTACACGAGGTCGTGCTGCTCTTGATGCCGTCGATCGCGTGCCCATTAGTGGCGCAGGagaatcccttccctcctgctccagcccgtGCTGCCCTTGGCCTGCAGGCTGACTGACTGGATGCCGTCCTCGTCCGTCCACAGCAGCCCAGACGCTGCGCAGGTTCTCCAGAGCCCCCCAGTACGGACGACACGCGTCCCCACTGCCGCAGGCCTGATGAGCAGGCAAGGGGACGGAAAAGCATTGGAGAATGCGGGCATCGATCCCGCTGCCTCTCACATGCTAAGCGAGCGCTCTACCACTTGAGCTAATTCCCCAGCCCACGGCCGGCCCCTGAGCAGCCGCCTGCTCGCAGTCAGCCAGCCCGTGGCCTGGACAAGAGCCAAAAGGGCACTCCTTCGAGCCGGAGTTGAACCAGCGACCTAAGGATGGCCGTGCATGGGAGCCTACAGTCCTCCGCTCTACCAGCTGAGCTATCGAAGGAATCACAGACACCTGCCCGGCAACACGCCCTTCACACGCCCCTCACGCACCTCTCCCGCCTCCACAACTAAGCAGCACCACTCTGCTACAACTCCTCCTCCATACACACTACCCTACAACACCAACACACCTCTACGCACGCCTCAGGCGCTTGCCTCACTACAGGCACggacacagaaacacagaaacacacaaaccCTTTCCTTGCCctctcctcacacacacacacaaacagaatgcTACCGCCTCAAACCACTCGCCGGAACCTTCTGCCCTCCTCTCACTTCACCTCCCATCAACACGCTCACAAAACAACACCCATCACCCATCTTCTCACTAACCTCCTCCACACTTCCGCAACACCCCAAACAACCCCTCACGGCTTCGCCTTGCGCACAAGGGCAACACACACTCTGTCCTCAGCATGCGCAGAGTGCAACCGCTACCTCCAACAGCTCCCACCTTCGGCCAGTAATACCGCCTGTGGCAGGGCTTTAGCGCCTCCGCCTCACGACCACTCACGCAGGCGGACCGCACAGagcccctgcccaccctcaCCCGCTGTCTGACTCTCCTCAGTGCAAAAGCCACTTTCCCACATTCACGCTGGGACACCCCTCCTGCTTCAACAGGGCTTCCTTCTTCCGCGCTCTTCTGCTAATGGCCGGACAAAAAGGACGAGCCCTACTGCATCGACAACGACCCAAGAAGCGACGCCGAGAAAGGGGGCTGCTTTCCTCCCCACAAAGCCcactcttctccaggctctggatAGGCCCCCGTTCATCGAAGCGTCCTCGGCGAGCACGTGTTCCCAAGTCACGCAGTCCCGACGGTGGCCTTcttctcagcctgcagcacttGCTCAACGTCTTCCTCGCACACTGAGGCCTACACGAGGTCGTGCTGCTCTTGATGCCGTCGATCGCGTGCCCATTAGTGGCGCAGGagaatcccttccctcctgctccagcccgtGCTGCCCTTGGCCTGCAGGCTGACTGACTGGATGCCGTCCTCGTCCGTCCACAGCAGCCCAGACGCTGCGCAGGTTCTCCAGAGCCCCCCAGTACGGACGACACGCGTCCCCACTGCCGCAGGCCTGATGAGCAGGCAAGGGGACGGAAAAGCATTGGAGAATGCGGGCATCGATCCCGCTGCCTCTCACATGCTAAGCGAGCGCTCTACCACTTGAGCTAATTCCCCAGCCCACGGCCGGCCCCTGAGCAGCCGCCTGCTCGCAGTCAGCCAGCCCGTGGCCTGGACAAGAGCCAAAAGGGCACTCCTTCGAGCCGGAGTTGAACCAGCGACCTAAGGATGGCCGTGCATGGGAGCCTACAGTCCTCCGCTCTACCAGCTGAGCTATCGAAGGAATCATAGAGACTTCCTGGGAAATACAACCTTTAGATATCTCTCAAACTCTTATGCTTGTTACTGAGCAGAGTATTTGCACTCCTCAAAAACTCCTCTAGTATACAAACTCCCTTCCAATACCAGTGATGTTGAACAAATCATCAAACACCATCCTAAGCCACTCTCCCACCCTCTTTCGTGATGGACAATCTACCTAACAAGTGTATTGTTCATACCTggtcatttttttcactgaatttattttagctttccaAGCATTTATCTCTCTGTTATCTTAGtctactttgattttttttaaagacatgcCCTTTATAGTAAGATCATTGTGCAGCTTTTCTATgtcctgctttcttctgcaaTGTATAATCTTTAAAACTCATTGTCTTgccctttctgctttttgtgagCTGTGTTGGAGCATGTTTTCTATCTTGTAATTGCATTTCTACTTGCCTCTTTGTCATGAATCTGGGCCTGGCCCTTTTTACTCAAGTAGCCTACCTCAGATATTCTGCATGCACACCACTACCGAGCTTTCTTTGTAGATCTGTGTGTGAATCTTGTCCCGTTCTCACTCTTGACCATGAGCAGCACTCTTACCTCAGTCTCCCCATTCTGACCTCACAATTGCTGTGCAGGTGTGGATGTTTGAAAGGTGGCAAAGGTGTCACGGTATCTGTGCAAGAGCCAAAAAGGTACTTCTTCACAATGGAGTTGAACAAACAAGTGAAGGATAACCATGCAAGAGTACCTATAATCTCCTGCTTTACCAGCTGTGTATTGATGGAGTGGCTGGAGTATGAGTTATACCactccattttccattcattttgcACTGTTTTTACACCCACTTTCCTGCCTCCAATATGCACTCTCTCCACCCAGATATACCTCCAGCAGACTGTGTGTGTAGCACAATCAGCCTGATCTCAGCTCACACTCTAAGCCTACCACTAACAGAAATGCCAAGGGTGTTCTTCCAAATTCCTTTCTCTGAATGTCCCAGTCTTCTTGCGGAATAGTtgtgtctttcctttttctcatttcctttttctcacttATCTCTCCCAAAAGTGTCACATTGCTTTCTGCTATCAAGGGCTACAGTGGTCAGTGGAGAAGAAGAGACCATTCATCatgagaaaaatctgaattgaCTTAAAGTTTTGTGTTTGGTATAAGAAGGAGGCCAGAAttcattttactcttttttgttgttgttcttttgttttgttttgttttggctttcttcccttttgtatTCAAAATGAACAACTATTACTACCTACCTAGACATTTCACTTCCAAGAGACTCACGGGGAAACTTCTGTATAGCTGACACCTTCtcttatttcacagaatcatagaatggtttgtggGAGCAAAAGGGGGAGAGTCACATAACTTGACCTGCTAGatacacttcttttgatgcagcccaggatacagttgtcTTTCTGGGTTGCAAATTGGCTCACATTAAGCTTTTAATCCACTGGTACATTCGATGTCCTTCTCCTCAAGGCTGTGCTTTACCCACTCATTGCCCAGCCTGTGTTCTTctttgggattgccccaacctaGTTGTTGGACCttacacttggccttgttgaactgcCTGTTGATCACACAGGGCCCCCTCTCATGCCTGTCAaagtccctttggatggcaaCGCTTCCATCCAGCATGTCTGCTGCACCATTCgtcttggtgtcatctgcaaacttgctgaggatgcattcAATCCCACTGTCCCTGCCACCAACAAGGAtgttaaatagttaaataaGATCCCTGACAAACACCACTCATCATTGATCTCCACCTTTGAgttctttaaaagacgtttacatttagagcttagtgatatggtttagtggaggacttgttagtgttaggtcagaggttgggctaggtgatcttggaggtctcttctaacctagatgattctgtgattctgtgaatattaaGCCATTGACCGCAAGTCTTTGAGTGaaaccatccagccaattccttacccactgagtggtcTGTCTatcaaatccatgtctttcCAACTTGGAGACAAGGATGGCATGCAGGACAGTGTCATATTCTTTGCATAAGTCCAGGTATATGATGTTACTTTCTCTTCTCTTATCCACCAGTGCTGTAACCCTATCACAGAAGGCTGTCATGTCatgttcttttccttatttttgttcttgtcctTACTTTTACTGTTTCTTGGGCTGAACCTAATGGAGTCCTTTCTCTCACTCATATGAATCACACTGGCAGTATATAGATCTCTGACCCACTACTAAATCATCACCAATTAGTATACATGTATGACTTCTTGTGCAGGGAGTAGTTAGCATGATATTTTTACTGAGTTTTCCCAATACTAAGCTAAAGTAAGTATGTAACTAAtataactaatatttttttaccTCTTTGAAATGACATTGCATTCAAATTCTTATGAGATTTTTGGGAAAGTGAAGAGGGCAGAAGAGGTCTTTGGGGCTGTTAGTtgtgggaaaaggaagaagggcCAGAGATTGATTGTCTGATGCCTCCAGCCAAGCAtgagttttgaaagaaatgccTCTCCCATTTTTCATTCTAATTgctaggttttgttttcagctaagAAAAGGAATAGATTGCATAAGCTACTTAAATACTTGGTTGGCACATTATGTCATTAGTCATGCAAGAATTAGcttgtttttccagttcttctatttcatcttttattatatttaaggTACCATATGCACAATATACTAGCTATGACTGAACATGAAGCTACTGATGCTATTAGAGACATTTTTAAGGAGTCAGCTATGATCTATGAGAAGATGATTTGAGTTCAGTGTATAGAACTAAAGATATTGTTGTCAGAGGCTATTCTCAGGCTCATATCAGTCTTTATACTGGCAGAATGTCTCCAGGACTGGAACCGTCATCAAGAGCAAAGCACTTACATTTTGCTGGGAGGATAACCAGTGCTGGGACTTCAGTAGAAAGTCAATCAGTATCCCACTCAGAGGATAAATTTGTTAGAGCAAGTGTGGGCACGCTGCCTTCACAccacaattaatttatttgtttacttacttattttggCATAATGGTCATGACTAGCTCCTGAAACACTCTGagagaacatttaaaaatacaacatagCTTGACTTAGGTGAGGATGACAGAATTGAATACTCTATTAAATCACTTTTGATGCCACTAGAGGTCAGCACTAGTCATTAAATAAATGTCCTTGGAAAATTTTATTGCCACTTCTACAAAGGGAGTGGAGATTTTCGAAAAGATACACTTACGTCTATGCTTGCTTTGCAGGTACATGTGAGCTCACACTGCTCCAACGTGGTTGGAAGCAAACCCTTTATTTCCCAAGTCTGATTCCCCAGTGCCGTCTGTGAGCCAACAGTCCCACATGGTTGTTTTCCAGCTGTATCTGTACTCTAATTCTGTAGCAATGAGCACAGTCAGAGAAAAGAGACAGTACCAAGACCTGTCCTGGCAAAGGCTTTCCACCAGCATAAACAGCTCAAAACGGCCAACAATCAGCTTCCACTACCTTAGGGACAGGCATTAAGTGTGGCAGTGATGAAGTAGACTCAGACAGGCATTGGAAATTGGGGCTAACTCATTATGCTTTTCCATCTTGTGCTTCAGAAATATGCTTCCTTTCTCTTGCAAGTcctaaatttgtttttcatcatcACTGTCTGGGCTTCTGCAAACACAGACACTGTTTACTATATTTTAATATAGCTACTATTGATAGACAAGCAAGGGCTGAATTTCCTTTGCAATAAAGACCATTTTGATGggataaacatgtttttaaacaacCTTTACAAAATCTTTATCTTTGTTGAAACCTGCTAAATGATGCAAATCAGCTGCCAAACATAATGCAACAAATGCTTGTGATTTATTACCAGGCTAAAATCTGTGCTTCCAGCATGTATCGCTTTCTCCCTTAATTTGATAGCTGATGAGGTATCAAGGCACAATGTTCATGCCTAGTGTAACCAGCACATCTCTTTCacaaaaactttcattttcactCACTTTGTGTCACCTTCCTTTCACTGAATGTTCTGTGTGTGTtagaactgaaaataagaagGTCCAGGCTGAATGTACTGTTCAGAATAATTATGCCTCTGCTAGAgtattttgtaatgttttataTGTGTCCATATACACACGTTATATGCACACACTAcccatgtttattttccttttttttttttttttatgttgaagAAAATTGGCTCTGAAATATCATCCTGACAAGAACCCTGACAATCCAGAGGCTGCAGAAAAATTTAAAGAGATAAACAATGCTCATGCAACGCTGACTGATCTGTCCAAGCGAAACATTTATGACAAGTATGGATCCTTAGGGCTCTATGTGGCAGAGCAGTTTGGTGAGGAAAATGTTAACACATACTTCATGCTCTCAAGCTGGTGGGCAAAGGTaagctgtcattttctgttgaaaagcaGGCATCATAATGCACAAAGATACTTATATACACTGGGAACCCCCTGAAAAACATGGTTGTCATACAGGCTTAACAAAGAGTAGGATCAGGATGTAAAACACTACTAAAAgcttaattaaacaataaagtATCTGGGAAAATCAACAGTGGCAGATGTAGCATCAGCTCAGAAGAGGGCTAATatagaatgttttctttttctttctaacttgGTAAATAAAGCACATGTTTTGTAACACTTCCAGACATTAATTAGATTTGAATCTGGTGCTCCAGGTTAATTTTGACTTTCTTTTCAGTAGTGACTAAATAAAAGTGACTCATTGTTCAAAAATGAGAAGTCCCACTTATGTGACAACCAGTTAATAAGTTATTACAGTACAAATTTAGCCGTGTTCTTTGCTATATATAGCACACAGCATAAGTAAGCAATAATAATACATAACACTGTGGGATTATGGTGTCATATACGTGCCCTGTCAGTTCTTGGTGAGGGGGTGAGGGAAgggaagtggaagaaaaggTGAGAACTGGGGAGTGGGGGAAGAGatcaggaaaggaagagaatgaTGCATCAAAAACTGGCATATTGCTCAAGGAAAAACACCTCATGGAGTGCTCTTGTGATAAAAGAGTTGTGTTCATGTGCTTGCTTATGTCACTGTTATCCTCTGATGTTTCTATATGTCAAATTCTGGTGTTTCAGCAGATATtgaaatgttacagaaatgtaaCAAACCAACAGAACTGCAAATATGCAAAACCAATGCTCTCCCCACCTGTTTCCAAcaataaaaagcaggaaagaaaggtCTCTGCTGGAACAAGTGGGAAATGGGTTGTACGGCGTGAAACAAACCTGCTGTGACAGCTTTGATCTCAGAACGATGGAACGTGCATTCTTGCGTTCGTGACAGATCAGGGCAGTGCTTTACTGCCCTCATAGCCCCCTCACTGCAGATTTGTGGGTTTAGGAAGCCACATTTTGTAGGCTGAATCAGTATGAGATGGAAGCTGCTCAAATGCCAAACTGCAAATGAAACTAATGAACAAAAAGCACCAGTGTTGAAATGACACCTGCACAGTTGGGGTGGCATCCTCAGAAGCAGCCTGGAGGCTGTCTGCCTGCGGCTGGGCTCCTGGccacagctgctttctgttcctGCTGGGTCCATCCCTGTTCTCTTTGCTGTCCTTTCACCCTCTTCTTCGGCCTCTTTGTCACGGCTCAGGTGCCTGGAAGCATTCCCTTAGAGCTGAGAGAGCAACCGTACTGGCTCCTCTAACAGTCTTGATAATTAAAGTTTTCATCACatttagcttttatttcctcttctgcttgctGATTGTTAGTGGAGACTTTATGAAGTATAAAATCCTCTGTGGTCAGAAAATCAGGAACGGAAATAACTGCTGTGGCTTTGACTCATAAGGAGAGCAGCGGAGAGTACAGAGAGAAGCTAGTATAAGTCCCTAACACAGAAAGGAGGAACGTGTGGATTGTTTCAAGAGAGATGCATCCTGGAGGTGAGAAGAGAGGTGCTGAATGTCCCAGCAAAATTAATCACTGCTTCCTGAGTTTTAAGAATTCTGTGCACAATAGCCAGGAAAAATCCAAAATATGCAAATAGTCAGCACCTGAGGATTGTCACAGGTGGTCTCTCTCTATCTCTCCCCTAATCCCACACCTTGCCACCTCCAAAGCACAAGCAGGTCACCAATTGTTTTTTTCAAGCTGGGGTCActaatcctctttttttctcacgCACAAATGCCAGGTCAGCTTCAGATTTTTATATTATCCATCATAATACTATTTAAGTCTGACTGCGGATGATCTTAGGACCCCTAATTTTCTCCACTCTGGTCTGCAGAAGATAGGGACCACAGCTTTTGCTTGTTATCTTCTTCTTCAGCTACCAAAATTCCTGGTAAATCCTCTTCCCTAACACACTCATCCTCAGAAAATCTGACAATCATGAGGAGGTGTATCATTAGAAGTAAAGAAAgccaaatgaaagcagaaatgcaaagtgaaaattacttttttggAACTGCCAGACTTCTTAGCAGGCATATTAAACTTGGAACATGTTAACATGGGTAGTGGGTACTTGAACTGCATATCCACTGGCAGACATAGGAGTTGTTCATTCATCTATTATTGCAAAAAGCAATTCTCCCTCTCCCATGAAGACAGCTTAATGATCACATCAGTGTTCTTCTGATTCCTGATTTATCaactgcaatattttaaatacaagaatTGTGAATCATTAATTTATCATTAATACATTCACGTATATATTTCACTTGATAAACTTTTatacttcttttccttctatccattgtgctgttttttcccccattatgGCATAAACGATAAACAGACGGATAACTTATTTTAGAGGTTCTGAGATTTCTAACAGTTTCAGATGTCAgttggaaggaaaacattttaaaaagaaatgtctgaGTCCtccttgtcttttaaaaaagcatcCTGTTCACTCTTGATATATCTGTGGGTAGAATAGATTATCATTGGCCTCGAGCCTGCGAACACATAAACGGTAAATATTACACATGTAAATATCATATTACCTTCAAAGCCCGTGCTAACATTGCCTGAGACATGCATACATAACTGAGTGTTATTTACATAGCTTCATTGTCAAATTTGACAATATCCTGGCATTtatgcttcctttcttcttcaccAGCATGTTTACTTATGAACCTAAGAAGTAACTGCAAGAGCACATAAGTGAAACTGCATTTAGTAAAGGGCAGCCTGGATACCTGTAATACtagagcctggctctgctgaagCCTCTGCACTTGGTGTGACAGGGACAGGAGCAAGCAGGGGCAATGCTGGTGGGAGCTTCTTGATGCCTAACTCCCCAGACTTAGAAACCACAGCCCAAGGAGTCTAACCCAGGAGTTGTCacctctctgcttctgcacaggctaaagaagagaaggagacaCCTCCAAAGGGCAATGCAAATTCTCCTGGGGCTGATCCACCCTCTGGAAGGTCTTTTAGCTTCCCATCACCTATCTGGGGAGCCCACAGAGGAGACTGCGGGCCTAATTTAGATGCCTTAGTTCAGTGCCTGAAGTTGTGTGGATGCATCTGAGTCTTcgcttctttttctcttggctTTGTTATTGACAAGAACCTGCCAGTAAATAagtgtttgcaaaaaaaaaaaaaaaaaaaaaaaaaaaaagttctcgGGCAAATGAGTCATTTTTAAGATGGAAATGAGTCATTTTAAGGTGGGTGGGGTTTTGCATACTGCCTGGAGGTTTTTTCTGAGGGCCGTCAGCTGAAGACAGGCGTTCAGGAGCTGGGCATGCGGGGGCCTGTTGGTTGGTGGCTTCTTTGTGGCTGTGGTCCCAAGCGTcaagcaggagctggtgggtgAGGAGGACCCTGGAAGGTCTGGTCCTGATTTAGGCACTCGTCTGGCGGTCGGACTCCTCTGCAAACCACGCATGTGGGAGCCCGAGTCCCTTTGAAGAGCCTCTTTGAAGAGGCTGCTGTGGGTTTCGGGAAGGTCACTGCTCACGGGGTTTTCCTCTTGCTCTCTTCAACCCAGGGCTTGTTTGCAGTCTGCGGCCTCCTGACGGGCTGctacctctgctgctgcctctgctgctgtttcaacTGCTGCTGTGGAAAGTGCAAACCCAAAGCACCTGAAGGGGAAGAGTATGAGTTCTGTGTGTCTCCGGAAGATTTGGAAGAGCAAATTAAGAACGACATGGAAAGAGGTGTGTATTATAGGGGCTCACTGGGGAGCAAAGCTGTTCAAAGCAGCCCCTGGAGCCTGTAGGCCAGATGTTGTGCTCACGGTGCTGAGGCTGATTCCAGACAGCCGTGGAGATGTGCCAATTCTCTCCAGCTAACGCCGTGACCTAGTGAACTTCCCAAGTAGCATGATAATGAAAAATTGAACTTACGGAACTAATAACTAAATATCTCCTCCATCT comes from Aythya fuligula isolate bAytFul2 chromosome 2, bAytFul2.pri, whole genome shotgun sequence and encodes:
- the DNAJC5B gene encoding dnaJ homolog subfamily C member 5B, producing the protein MAEQRQRALSTSGEALYGILALQKGATHDEIKKSYRKLALKYHPDKNPDNPEAAEKFKEINNAHATLTDLSKRNIYDKYGSLGLYVAEQFGEENVNTYFMLSSWWAKGLFAVCGLLTGCYLCCCLCCCFNCCCGKCKPKAPEGEEYEFCVSPEDLEEQIKNDMERDGETPIVLQPTNATEKTQLIGDSHRSYRTDS